AGAGGTGTTTCGTTTTTCCATAGCTGAAAATACCCGCGCCATTAGCCTTTAACCATTGAAGGGTGGGGATGGGATGTAGCCACTGCGGAAACTTGAGATGGTTGTGTTGTGCATTATTTGGCGCATTAGATGTACTTAGCGCCAGAGGTCCAAGTAATTCCCGGAATATTTGAAATTCTTTTCCAAATAAAATCTTTCTTTTCTATAAAGGCAATTGTTGAAAGTACCGATGATTTATATTTTTCTGACCTCCTGCTGTATCAATATCAATTCGAACTTAAAAAATCTGGCTCATAAAATCGTCCCGTCATATCGCACTTAGTTCAAACATTTGTTTTAGGAAGAAAACCAGACATCTAAAATTACTTGAAAATGGTGATATAATCCAGGTACAATGGAAATAATCTTAATATTGGAATGTTATAATTCTTTCGGGATATGGAGTTGTAATTGTCTATTTTGAAGATACTACAAATCTCACATGTTGCCCAGAGTGAAACTATTTTTTTCAATTGTTGCTTTCTTCAGCCCGAATTTGCCAGTATCAGAGATCAGACCACTTTGCTTTGGTTTTCAATTCTGAGTTTGTAAGGTACCCACTGAGTTCAGAATCAAGCACATGGTTAGCAAGAAATAAATGCTGATGGCCTTTCGCCTCAAGGCCCATAGAACCAGGAGGCAGAGCACGGGCGTAGTCCATTGTACTTTTTGCAAAATCTTTAACTGCGGGTTGCGATGGTTCAAGAAGTGAGATACTTCTGCACCGTTAAGAATCAGATTTACAGCTACTGCGCTTTTAAAAACCTCCCGCCATAGGAAGGACCGAAGGACCCACACTGAGGAATTGCTTCTTAATTTTCTGTCTGTTAATAGACAGTTAAATTCATTGCGTGCCAATTCCGCAAAATGCGGGAGAAATATCGCAGAAAAAAAATCATAATAATTCGGCTATAGTACGGCGGAAATGAAATTGTATCCACATTATCGGCATAGTCCCAAACGTGGATGCTGAGCTTTAGCCAAAAGCTATTTTTATTGGGTATCTTAGGTTGACTTACAACACATTACGATTGGTTGATTAATCCACGCTTCAAGCCTCATTTTTCAAGCAACTTTCACATCGTTTCATCGTACTCGTAAAAAACACTCGATATGGGTGATCCATAGCCGGTATCTTCCTTAATCGTCAAAAAAGCCATTTATCAAGAATTTTGAAATTACTCATCAGGAGAAAAACACTTTTGTTATAAATCATAGTTATTAACATCTATTTCTCATAACAATAACATCTTTTAAGTGTTACCTACATCCTTCAAAAAACTTTGTAAAGTCATAGCCTTCAGGCACAAACAACTTACGATACATTACGGCTGGCTAAGCCAAAATACCTGAAAATATCTTCGCCCGGCGCTTTATGGCTCTTCTTTGGTTTCATCGCCTGTGAGCATTATACCGGGGGTTACAGTTCTTACGGATGATAGCCGGCTTGTCTTTAAAATAGTATTCAAAATAGCGGGCGGTATTGTTGCTGCCTATTTAATAACGGCATCAAAGCCTTCAAGCTTTCCTTCAATAAATGTAATATAGTCAGCAAATTTCAGTTCAATTGTGATGAGGTATTTTGCCAGGAATGGCAAGAGTTGCTGGTGGTTTGATTGATGTTTTCACCAAAACTTTATGGCCTGTGATCAATACACTCAAAAAATCATGAAACCCTACAAGCGGGATATTCCCTGCCAGTATAAGGCCTACTTTTTAGGATGAACATTCTCTGTATCATAGGCTGATAGCCATTTATCAAGATTTTGAGGAGTTGAGCGCTTCAGCCCATGATTCAATCGCAAAATAAACCTGTTCAAGGCGTAAACCAGCGATTGTGTGACTGCGACAATTGTATAAGTTGTAAAAAGTCTTCAAAAAGGGTGAATTATTTTTTTACAATTGCATCTTCCACACTTCCATTTTCATGAAACTGCGATAAAAACCTGCCAAGTTCTGCGAATGCTGCTTTACGTGCTGCTAAAGTAATGCTAATGTATTTGCGTATGAATAGTTTTGGGCGTAATTTTGGTGCAAATTTACTACTAAAATACTTGAGACAAGCTATGGCTATCGTTATAACAGATGAATGTATAAACTGCGGGGCATGCGAACCTGAATGTCCTAATACTGCGATATATAAGGGCGCTGATGACTGGCGCTACAAAGACGGAACCAAACTTCGCGGAAGGATTGTTTTACCGACAGGCGAGGAGATTGATGCTGAAGAGCCTCATACGCCGATATCAGGACGATATATACTACATCGTACCTGATAAATGTACTGAATGTAAGGGTTTCCATGATGAGCCGCAGTGTGCTGCCAGTATGCCCGGTAGACTGCTGTGTGCCTGACGAAAATCACGTGGAAAGCGAAGAAACGCTGCTTAATCCTCAGGCGTTTTTACATGGCGATGAGTAATTAACATTAGTGTAATAAAAAATCCTGAGCGCATAACTTCAGGATTTTTCTTTTCATAGAGTATATATTGTGATCTTTCAGAATTTTTACGGCCTTACACGGCTGTATGTCTGCACTGTAACACCATCGGTTTTATCATCATAACTTTCAGCTACAAAGTTTCCGTGCTTTATCAAAGTAACCAATTGATGTTGTAGTGCCGCTTCGGTAAATATAGTTGTTATTTGATGTTCTCCTCATTGTACCAAAGTTCTGGTTATCACCCGAAATCACACGGTAACCGGTTTTGTCTGTAACAAACTGATAGCGTTGGCCATTCAGGGTGTAGTAGCTTGGCGGGTCAATTTCCTGTGTAGGGATACCATCACGCGACACCGTTGCGTAGGGGTTGTTACCGCTACAGGAGTGGTCCCTCAAGTCTTTTTTAATTTATTTGATTCAGCATCTTTAAAATCAAGTTCTTGCTGCGCTGTGCGTGTTTAGTTTACTTCGGTACTTTTTACTCCTGTACACCATTGTTTACTGTGGTACGCTTAGTTGTAGTTTCCTGTGTAACATTCCTGTTTACCTGTGCATTTACAGAAAGCCCCAAAGCCAGTGCCAATGCTAAAGCTATATTTTTCATGATTTTCCGTTTTAATGGGTTTTACGCCTACAAAGTACCTGCGTATTGTTAAAATGGTTGATAAAGAAAAGATAAAGTAGTCATAAAGTCTGCTTAGCCATAAGCAACACGCCATTAGTCAAAAACCGAAGGTCTAATTATCTTATTAATTCAACAGCCTAAATGATTATCTTTGCACCCTTAAAATAACAACTTTACATGAAAGCAGGTATTGTAGGATTACCAAACGTGGGTAAATCAACACTTTTAAGTGTTTGTCAAACGCTAAGGCACAAAGCGCCAACTTTCCGTTTTTGTACTATTGAGCCAAACGTGGGTGTGGTCGAATGTACCCGACCCCAGGCTGCAAAAGCTTGAAGGGCTGGTAAACCCTGAGCGTGTGGTACCTGCAACTGTTGAAATTATGGACATCGCCCGGGCTTGTAAAGGGTGCCAGTAAGGGCGAAGGGCTTAGTAACCAGTTTCTGGGGAACATCCGTGAGTGTAATGCCATCATCCATGTACTGCGTTGCTTTGACAATGACAATATTGTGCACGTTGACGGCAGTGTAAACCCGATACGTGATAAAGAAACTATTGATATTGAGCTTCAGCTAAAAGACCTTGAAACTGTAGAAAAACGTCTTGAAAAAGTAAAGCGCACTGCAAAAGCCGGTATTAAAGAAGCAGTTGTTGAAGATGCTTTGCCTGAAAATATAAAAAAGCAGTGCTGCTTCAGGGTAAATCTGCCAGGAGTAGTACAGCCAAAGAACCAGGATGAAACCGACCTGATGGAAAGCTTCCAGCTGATTACTACAAAGCCTGTGCTTTTATGTTTCTGTAATGTTGATGAAGGACTCCGCCGCTCTCGGTAGATAAATATGTAGAGTGGGTTCGTGAACTTGCTGAAAGAAGAGAAGTCACTAGAGGTTATTGTATTGGCTGTTGGTACAGAGGCCGATATTACTGAACTGGAAACTTACGAAGAAAGCGCCAGTGTTTCTAGAAGACCTTGGCCTTAAAGAGCCCGGAGCTTCAGCTTTACTCGGGGCTGCTTATAAACTTTTAAAACTGCAAACTTACTTCACAGCCGGGGTAAAAGAGGGTAAGGGCCTGGACAATACAGGTAGGTGATACCTCGCCGCAGGCAGCAGGAAATTATCCATACCGAT
This genomic window from Flavobacterium sp. J372 contains:
- a CDS encoding GTPase, producing MKAGIVGLPNVGKSTLLSVCQTLRHKAPTFRFCTIEPNVGVVECTRPQAAKA